A window from Engraulis encrasicolus isolate BLACKSEA-1 chromosome 13, IST_EnEncr_1.0, whole genome shotgun sequence encodes these proteins:
- the LOC134460485 gene encoding uncharacterized protein LOC134460485, producing MGMVTMFVMLLLLSLGGGLSRHGSTIKAKARSQAAETLSSGGSAAASAMMSSLLDMSAELTSLRDLVQRLRPLVEEQATTVLELHSTLALTQDELKSTKTLLQQLRADHEGVRERLAASETQVETLERENAAQQTELGAVKTRLATSEADMVHLQKEAATQSADLRAVAERMAATETDVGHVTEHTGALDASLATVKTDVTTLAKESVAQHTHLTAMKTKVTSLVKDNEAQNTHLSMMRTDVMRLSKESAAQHANITTVKAEVDHLKKENAAQDSRLAAGEAEVEDLKASNAALVAEVAETKTRLATTETQVENLDKNITETPKVAFSAALTKSGYTEAGNKDLNLVFTSVLTNVGQAYSGTTGFFTAPVKGVYYFRFNVMDILSTRWMYIKMFKNETQVMFLGEYDSNGSWSYLSSGVTLLLEEGDVVNIRLPVGYRIYGNADNHNIFSGFLLFAL from the exons ATGGGGATGGTCACCATGTTtgtcatgctgctgctgctctccctgGGTGGAGGCCTGTCTCGCCACGGCAGCACCATAAAGGCCAAGGCCAGGAGTCAGGCTGCGGAGACCCTGAGCTCTGGTGGCAGCGCGGCCGCCTCTGCCATGATGTCATCTCTACTGGACATGTCTGCCGAGCTCACCTCACTCAG GGACCTGGTGCAGAGACTGAGGCCCCTAGTGGAGGAGCAGGCTACTACAGTGTTGGAGCTGCACTCCACGCTGGCCCTCACTCAGGACGAGCTGAAGAGCACCAAGACCCTTCTGCAGCAGCTGCGGGCCGACCACGAGGGCGTGAGGGAGAGACTGGCGGCCAGCGAGACCCAG gtgGAGACTCTGGAGAGGGAGAATGCGGCGCAGCAGACGGAGCTGGGAGCTGTGAAGACCAGATTGGCCACTAGTGAGGCTGACATGGTGCACCTGCAGAAGGAGGCCGCAACGCAATCAGCTGACCTGAGGGCAGTTGCTGAGAGAATGGCTGCCACGGAGACGGACGTGGGTCATGTGACGGAACACACGGGAGCTCTGGATGCCAGCCTGGCAACCGTGAAGACTGACGTGACGACCTTGGCAAAGGAGAGtgtggcacagcacacacacctgaCGGCCATGAAGACAAAG GTGACGAGCTTGGTGAAGGACAACGAGGCACAGAACACACACCTGTCTATGATGCGGACGGACGTGATGAGGCTCTCCAAGGAGAGCGCGGCCCAGCACGCCAACATCACCACCGTCAAGGCCGAGGTAGACCACCTGAAGAAGGAGAACGCCGCTCAGGACAGCAGGCTGGCCGCCGGCGAGGCTGAAGTAGAAGACCTGAAGGCTTCAAACGCAGCGCTGGTGGCAGAGGTGGCGGaaacgaagaccagactggcaaCCACCGAGACCCAGGTGGAGAATCTGGACAAGAACATCACAGAGACGCCCAAGGTGGCGTTCTCGGCGGCGCTGACCAAGTCCGGATACACAGAGGCTGGGAATAAGGACTTGAACCTGGTGTTCACCAGCGTCCTCACCAACGTTGGACAGGCCTACAGCGGCACCAcgggcttcttcacagctcccgTCAAGGgagtctactacttcaggttcaacGTCATGGACATCCTTAGCACGCGCTGGATGTACATCAAGATGTTTAAGAACGAGACGCAGGTGATGTTTCTGGGAGAGTACGACTCCAATGGCAGCTGGTCGTACCTGTCCAGCGGGGTGACACTGCTGCTGGAGGAAGGGGATGTGGTCAACATTCGACTTCCTGTTGGCTACAGGATCTACGGCAACGCCGACAACCACAACatcttcagtggcttcctgctgttCGCTCTCTGA